Proteins encoded together in one Silvanigrella paludirubra window:
- the fliR gene encoding flagellar biosynthetic protein FliR: protein MDILSVIQLDPKTWPLAVMAFLRITTMFFFLPIFGEQAVPARLRIVLGLAFTFFVYPIVSERIFQSEMLLQWSGLTLILASLREVFFGFAVGYSAKLVIAAVSIAAHTVGINMGFQVASMFSPGASEHESSFAVMKNWFAIILILTLNIHHVFIEGLYKSFLIVPIGPTANASALAKVALNIAHEAFVLGLRLAAPLMSVQILINISLGLLNRALPSLNVFIISFPISFIIAMVVLFLTITSYLSVLGNYGMQKEVAWFESMRRVFVPTNSP from the coding sequence ATGGATATTCTTTCAGTTATTCAATTAGATCCCAAAACTTGGCCTTTAGCAGTAATGGCTTTTTTAAGAATAACTACGATGTTTTTTTTCTTACCCATATTTGGAGAACAAGCTGTTCCAGCAAGATTGAGAATTGTTCTTGGTTTAGCATTTACTTTTTTTGTTTATCCCATTGTATCTGAAAGGATATTTCAAAGTGAAATGCTTTTGCAATGGAGTGGTTTAACTTTAATTTTAGCTTCATTAAGAGAAGTTTTTTTTGGTTTTGCTGTAGGTTATTCTGCAAAATTAGTTATTGCAGCAGTTTCAATTGCAGCACATACTGTGGGAATAAATATGGGATTTCAAGTTGCTTCAATGTTTAGCCCTGGAGCAAGTGAGCATGAATCTTCTTTTGCTGTTATGAAGAACTGGTTTGCAATTATTTTAATTTTAACATTAAATATTCATCATGTATTTATAGAAGGTTTATATAAATCATTTCTTATTGTGCCAATTGGACCTACTGCTAATGCTTCTGCCTTGGCAAAAGTAGCTTTAAATATTGCTCATGAAGCTTTTGTCTTAGGATTAAGACTTGCTGCTCCTTTAATGTCTGTTCAAATTTTAATAAATATTTCTTTAGGCTTATTAAATAGAGCGTTACCTTCTTTAAATGTATTTATTATTAGTTTTCCCATAAGTTTTATTATTGCAATGGTTGTTTTATTTTTAACAATAACTTCATATCTAAGTGTATTAGGAAATTATGGAATGCAAAAAGAAGTTGCCTGGTTTGAATCTATGCGAAGAGTTTTTGTACCAACGAATTCTCCATAA
- a CDS encoding flagellar basal body-associated FliL family protein — translation MADKEEKKADAKKEEKPKDPNEKVEKKSRLVLFAGIGGVLLVALGVGGFFVFKTISGKKNVQLAAQGATADPHADDHGKKDEKKEEKKDEKKDAHGDKKDEKKDDKKDEKKDDHGKKDEGKKDDPNKKDEGKKDDPNAKKEEPKGTANFGDTFTVPKMDLNLGNSIENRFIRIAIAIEYRGGENQGFELKKREAQIKDIVISSVTSKTRLTLISENGKENLRREILNRINEVTDRPIQNVYFTEFFVE, via the coding sequence ATGGCTGATAAAGAAGAAAAAAAAGCAGATGCAAAAAAAGAAGAAAAACCTAAAGATCCTAATGAAAAAGTAGAGAAAAAGAGTCGATTGGTTCTTTTTGCTGGCATTGGGGGCGTTCTTCTTGTTGCTCTTGGAGTTGGCGGCTTTTTTGTTTTTAAAACGATTTCAGGAAAAAAAAATGTTCAGTTAGCTGCTCAAGGAGCTACTGCTGACCCACATGCAGACGACCATGGTAAAAAGGACGAAAAAAAAGAAGAAAAAAAAGATGAAAAAAAAGATGCTCATGGGGATAAAAAGGACGAAAAAAAAGATGATAAAAAAGATGAAAAGAAGGATGACCACGGGAAAAAAGATGAAGGAAAAAAAGACGACCCTAATAAAAAAGATGAAGGAAAAAAAGACGATCCAAATGCAAAAAAAGAAGAACCTAAGGGAACAGCAAATTTTGGTGATACTTTCACGGTTCCGAAAATGGATTTAAATTTAGGAAATTCTATTGAAAATAGATTTATAAGAATTGCAATTGCAATTGAATATAGGGGTGGCGAAAATCAAGGGTTTGAACTTAAAAAAAGAGAAGCACAAATTAAAGATATAGTTATATCTTCTGTTACTAGCAAAACTCGACTCACTTTAATTTCAGAAAATGGAAAAGAAAACTTAAGAAGAGAAATTTTAAACAGAATTAATGAAGTAACTGATAGACCAATTCAAAATGTCTATTTTACTGAATTTTTTGTGGAGTAA
- the fliP gene encoding flagellar type III secretion system pore protein FliP (The bacterial flagellar biogenesis protein FliP forms a type III secretion system (T3SS)-type pore required for flagellar assembly.): MRSLFYLKIILISILFFSLNVYAQKENVNTQNNSNKIDKNWQKENANVQNKINLNQNQMPIFSVNIANGENQDDFVPALKVLAILTLLTFGPAILLLMSSFTRILIVLSFLRQALGTPTMPPNQILIALSLFLTYFVMSPTITKIYDSAIVPYMQKDITTQQALDVGQKPLHDFMMLQVKTDDLKLFYQMSKLDRPSTKEDVPMRILVPSFVISELKTAFQIGFLVYLPFIVIDMIVSSVLMAMGMMMLPPTVVSLPLKLILFVVVDGWSLLAGSLIKSFN; the protein is encoded by the coding sequence ATGAGAAGTCTTTTCTATCTGAAAATAATACTCATATCAATTTTATTTTTTAGTTTAAATGTTTATGCTCAAAAAGAAAATGTTAACACTCAAAATAATTCTAATAAAATAGACAAAAACTGGCAAAAAGAAAATGCAAATGTACAAAATAAAATAAATTTAAATCAAAATCAAATGCCTATATTTTCAGTAAATATTGCAAATGGAGAAAATCAAGATGATTTTGTCCCTGCATTAAAAGTTTTAGCTATATTAACGTTACTAACTTTTGGTCCAGCAATTTTACTATTAATGAGTTCTTTTACAAGAATACTCATTGTTCTTTCTTTTCTTAGGCAGGCATTAGGAACTCCAACTATGCCTCCAAATCAAATTTTAATAGCTCTTTCATTATTTCTTACTTATTTTGTTATGTCTCCAACAATAACAAAAATTTATGATTCAGCTATAGTACCTTATATGCAGAAAGATATTACAACTCAACAAGCTTTAGATGTAGGACAAAAACCATTACATGATTTTATGATGCTTCAAGTTAAAACGGATGATTTAAAATTATTTTACCAAATGAGTAAATTAGATAGACCATCAACTAAAGAAGATGTCCCAATGAGAATTCTTGTTCCTTCTTTTGTAATAAGCGAATTAAAAACTGCATTTCAAATTGGTTTTTTAGTTTATTTACCATTTATTGTTATAGATATGATTGTAAGTAGCGTATTAATGGCAATGGGTATGATGATGTTACCTCCAACAGTAGTTAGTTTGCCTTTAAAACTTATTTTATTTGTTGTTGTAGATGGATGGAGTTTATTGGCTGGTTCGCTGATAAAAAGTTTTAATTAA
- a CDS encoding flagellar biosynthetic protein FliO: MLSKSLFFGLVNIFFIFSSTYAQDNFDNSVPPIQYPEKKNDEMQFRKDIKNSFYKNDDVILNNNNQEKNNIINRNIKDTNKDVSNDINNQASFEELMGQTISKKKVENKKTLNLSNKDIEAQGRPSELWKVFLISTIFVSIIGFLGYLLTKFRKRGMFSISKSEKMMDIISTLSISPKRQVMILRIRDQEIVVSNTETGINFLTEISGGYSNKTLQEKKQLQISDKFLMPKNEKSILDKVENQNSSSEKNVEKKSDILLKALKSINSNNLNQKKNNNTEQASSTTQNKSEGFPKYLANQFENESKKEIKKKDDDGDSVENVTNLIREKLRSMKPLN; encoded by the coding sequence ATGCTTAGCAAGTCATTGTTTTTCGGGTTGGTAAATATATTTTTTATTTTCAGTTCAACTTATGCTCAAGATAATTTTGATAATAGTGTTCCACCAATTCAATATCCTGAGAAAAAAAATGATGAAATGCAATTTAGAAAAGATATAAAAAATTCTTTTTATAAAAATGACGATGTTATATTAAATAATAATAATCAAGAAAAAAATAATATTATTAATAGAAATATAAAAGATACAAATAAAGATGTTTCAAATGATATAAATAATCAAGCTTCATTTGAAGAATTAATGGGTCAAACAATATCAAAGAAAAAAGTAGAAAATAAAAAGACTTTAAATTTAAGCAATAAAGATATTGAGGCACAAGGAAGACCTTCTGAGCTTTGGAAAGTTTTTTTAATATCTACAATTTTTGTCTCAATTATTGGTTTCTTAGGGTATTTATTAACTAAATTCAGAAAAAGAGGAATGTTTTCTATTTCTAAGTCAGAAAAAATGATGGATATTATTTCGACATTATCCATTTCTCCGAAAAGGCAAGTCATGATATTGCGAATTCGAGATCAAGAAATAGTTGTTTCAAATACAGAGACAGGAATTAATTTTTTAACTGAAATAAGCGGCGGTTATTCAAATAAAACTCTTCAGGAAAAAAAACAATTACAAATTAGTGATAAATTTTTAATGCCTAAAAATGAAAAGTCTATTTTAGACAAAGTTGAAAATCAAAATTCATCATCGGAAAAAAATGTTGAAAAAAAATCGGATATATTATTAAAAGCATTAAAAAGTATTAATTCAAATAATTTAAATCAAAAGAAAAATAATAATACTGAACAAGCTTCATCAACTACGCAAAATAAATCTGAAGGCTTTCCTAAATATTTAGCGAATCAATTTGAAAATGAGAGTAAGAAAGAAATTAAAAAGAAAGATGATGATGGCGACAGTGTTGAAAATGTAACTAATTTAATAAGAGAAAAACTTCGCTCCATGAAGCCACTTAACTAA
- a CDS encoding DUF455 family protein: protein MELKEFAEIILFGTNISSDKLLDPKILTDEIPYKEIIAPKTPGRPLALQFNQNLNSKKIPFPNREQIEDEIQRGYVLHFFANHELLAMEIMALVLLLFPQAPKNFRMGIARTIIEEQKHMSLYLKRMKELNVTFGEIPVNDFFWNCLSQMKSPMDFVTKMSLTFEQANLDYSLFYRDLMYKIKDFKTAEILETVYLEEIGHVKHGVTWFNRWRDQSNTEWKSYTSALDLPLTPARAKGIIFDMAGRKAAGLSDQFIAELSVFSSSKGRPPNIYYFNPACEQEIARKKVGFTPSKSIANLQNDCASLMQFFASKDDIILISKKPSVSFLKKIQDCGYTIPEWLEFKKNNIDSNIILQNYISNISPWGWSPESINALKNLKNKLIIKSNFQKEIFDENFYENNIKELYSKKISATLIQKIKHNFTDLIDILPSENTFPSVSFNVNDVLLNIETFLAIDGIDTVVLKAPYGCSGQNMLRVKSNELTVAETNWLNKILKEQNSIIIEPWFNKVVDLSYQAKISEEKKHVAIGMTRFITDSRGQYKATFVGKKTDDLSKELAKFMYNKYSIYNGIEEILLQTSLLISNYLCDFKFEGPYGIDAFIYKDINSKYGFRLKHLSEINPRYTMGRVAIEVSKRIQTGAFAIWAHIRVIDILKNEKFKTISEFSSFIEQKFPIQLSNDFKPLIREGILFTNDPSLANSVLTVLIVGKNVLNNFTKETELEILI from the coding sequence ATGGAATTAAAGGAATTCGCTGAAATAATTTTATTTGGTACAAATATATCTAGTGACAAACTTTTGGATCCAAAAATACTCACTGATGAAATTCCATATAAGGAAATTATTGCACCTAAAACTCCTGGAAGGCCTTTAGCTCTTCAATTCAATCAAAATTTAAATTCAAAAAAAATTCCGTTTCCTAATAGAGAACAAATTGAAGATGAAATACAAAGAGGATATGTTCTCCATTTTTTTGCAAATCATGAACTTCTTGCAATGGAAATAATGGCGCTTGTGTTATTATTATTTCCACAAGCACCAAAAAATTTTAGAATGGGTATTGCAAGAACTATTATTGAAGAACAAAAACACATGTCTTTGTATTTAAAAAGAATGAAAGAATTAAATGTTACTTTTGGTGAAATTCCAGTTAATGATTTTTTTTGGAATTGTTTATCTCAAATGAAATCACCTATGGATTTTGTTACAAAAATGAGTTTGACTTTTGAGCAAGCAAACTTGGACTATTCTTTATTTTATAGAGATCTCATGTATAAAATTAAAGATTTTAAAACTGCTGAAATTCTTGAGACTGTTTATTTAGAAGAAATTGGCCATGTTAAGCACGGCGTAACTTGGTTCAATAGGTGGAGAGATCAATCTAATACTGAATGGAAGTCCTATACAAGCGCTTTAGATCTACCTTTAACACCAGCAAGAGCAAAAGGTATTATTTTTGATATGGCAGGAAGAAAAGCGGCAGGATTATCCGATCAATTTATTGCTGAATTATCTGTTTTTTCCTCCTCTAAAGGACGTCCACCAAATATCTATTACTTCAACCCTGCATGTGAACAAGAAATTGCAAGAAAAAAAGTTGGATTTACTCCTTCAAAATCAATAGCAAATTTACAAAATGATTGTGCAAGCTTAATGCAATTTTTTGCTTCAAAAGATGATATTATTTTAATTTCTAAAAAACCTAGTGTATCTTTTTTAAAAAAGATACAAGATTGCGGTTATACAATCCCTGAATGGCTTGAATTTAAAAAAAATAACATTGATAGTAATATTATTTTACAAAATTATATTAGTAATATTTCACCATGGGGTTGGAGTCCAGAAAGCATAAATGCTCTTAAAAATTTAAAAAATAAACTTATTATAAAAAGTAATTTTCAAAAAGAAATTTTTGACGAAAATTTTTATGAAAATAATATAAAAGAGCTTTATTCGAAAAAAATTTCAGCAACATTAATTCAAAAAATTAAACATAATTTTACCGATTTAATAGATATTTTGCCTTCAGAAAATACTTTTCCATCTGTCTCATTTAATGTAAATGATGTGTTATTAAATATTGAGACATTTTTAGCCATAGATGGAATTGATACAGTTGTTTTAAAGGCTCCTTATGGCTGCTCTGGTCAAAATATGCTTAGAGTTAAATCTAACGAACTTACGGTGGCTGAAACCAATTGGCTTAATAAAATTTTAAAGGAACAAAATTCTATTATTATTGAACCCTGGTTTAATAAAGTTGTTGACCTTTCATACCAAGCAAAAATTTCAGAAGAAAAAAAACATGTTGCTATAGGCATGACAAGATTTATAACCGACTCAAGAGGACAATATAAAGCAACTTTTGTAGGCAAAAAAACCGACGACCTTTCTAAAGAACTAGCGAAATTTATGTATAATAAATATTCTATTTATAATGGAATCGAAGAAATATTACTTCAAACTTCTTTATTAATATCAAATTATTTATGTGACTTTAAATTTGAAGGTCCTTATGGAATTGATGCCTTTATATATAAAGATATAAATTCAAAATATGGTTTTAGATTAAAACATTTATCAGAAATAAACCCTCGATACACTATGGGAAGAGTTGCTATAGAAGTTTCTAAACGAATTCAAACAGGAGCTTTTGCAATTTGGGCGCATATTCGAGTTATAGATATCCTAAAGAATGAAAAATTTAAAACTATTTCTGAATTTTCTTCTTTCATAGAACAAAAATTTCCTATCCAACTTTCAAATGATTTTAAACCGCTTATAAGGGAAGGTATTTTATTTACAAACGATCCTTCTCTAGCAAATTCTGTACTAACTGTTCTTATTGTAGGAAAAAATGTTCTGAATAACTTTACAAAAGAAACAGAATTAGAGATACTTATTTGA
- the fliN gene encoding flagellar motor switch protein FliN, translating into MADLNEGFRPEDFGLEPGEEGGGGEAAPEESPSPPAASGGGGGAPSAKEDDTLKNIDLSRMKMVLDVPLKVTVELGRTKLLVNDLLQLGQGSVIELDKMAGEPMEIYVNDKLVAMGEVVVVNEKFGVRLTDVMSGVGMDENHSGESV; encoded by the coding sequence ATGGCTGATTTGAATGAAGGGTTTAGACCGGAAGATTTTGGATTGGAACCTGGAGAAGAAGGTGGTGGAGGAGAGGCTGCTCCAGAAGAATCTCCGTCACCCCCAGCAGCGTCAGGTGGCGGAGGTGGCGCCCCTTCAGCAAAAGAAGATGACACATTAAAAAATATTGATTTATCCAGAATGAAAATGGTTTTAGATGTTCCACTTAAGGTAACGGTCGAATTAGGGAGAACAAAACTTCTTGTTAATGACTTACTTCAATTAGGGCAAGGTTCTGTTATTGAGCTTGATAAAATGGCGGGTGAACCTATGGAAATATATGTAAACGATAAGCTAGTTGCAATGGGAGAAGTCGTTGTTGTTAATGAAAAATTCGGAGTTCGATTGACAGATGTTATGAGTGGAGTTGGAATGGACGAAAATCACTCAGGTGAAAGTGTTTAA
- a CDS encoding YihY/virulence factor BrkB family protein, producing MNKFLNYMKIFIRKIFKRPNSREILFILNKNILLKKIELIFREAIFILKNSKFSEKSAQLSYISILSLVPLIAVIFTFIHAFNGFNNFLNEVISPIITKHFGNHAGSEILSYLQSIISNLQLKELGVISFLTFLFTVILLILKIEDTIDEIMEFKNKSNILNRLAKCWLIITITPFLFALASIKSDSFINFTKINDHFFLNSHSIKIFRFSIGILFQWVFFIIIFYAIPSKKISFKSALFGGIIANVLFEILQFVNVHIAKRALATDPSHIYGSVPIIAVLFFVWIRLIWITILTGSSFTIATQKILFFKKNSKFNIFPSKGIVDCLKIYKTIRNLYRYQNIPSSESYITKVTDINPIDVEIWLDYLIKKNIICSSDHEQKNPHYLPSYLAITKDQGNIDFLKNIILDDILINSTEYHEIIDIFNKNQS from the coding sequence TTGAATAAATTTTTAAATTATATGAAAATATTTATTAGAAAAATTTTTAAAAGACCAAATTCACGTGAAATTTTATTTATTTTAAATAAAAATATTTTATTAAAAAAAATAGAACTTATATTTAGAGAAGCTATTTTCATACTTAAAAACTCAAAATTTTCAGAAAAATCTGCTCAATTATCTTATATTTCAATTTTATCTCTTGTTCCTTTAATTGCGGTTATATTTACATTTATTCACGCTTTTAATGGTTTTAATAATTTTTTAAATGAAGTTATTTCACCTATTATTACGAAACATTTTGGAAATCATGCTGGCTCTGAAATATTATCATATTTACAATCAATTATTTCAAATCTTCAATTAAAAGAATTAGGCGTTATTTCTTTTTTAACATTTTTATTTACAGTAATATTATTAATATTAAAAATTGAAGATACCATAGATGAAATTATGGAATTCAAAAACAAATCAAATATATTAAATAGACTAGCAAAGTGTTGGTTAATCATAACTATAACCCCTTTCTTGTTTGCCTTAGCTTCCATTAAATCAGACTCATTTATTAATTTTACAAAAATAAATGATCATTTTTTTTTAAACAGTCATTCTATTAAAATATTTAGATTTTCAATTGGAATTTTATTTCAATGGGTTTTTTTTATAATTATTTTTTACGCTATTCCAAGCAAAAAAATAAGTTTTAAATCTGCATTATTTGGCGGAATTATTGCAAATGTTTTATTTGAAATTCTTCAATTTGTAAACGTGCACATTGCAAAAAGAGCCCTAGCAACTGATCCTAGCCATATTTATGGCTCGGTTCCTATTATAGCTGTATTATTTTTTGTTTGGATACGTTTAATATGGATAACAATTTTAACAGGCTCTTCTTTTACTATTGCTACTCAAAAAATATTATTTTTCAAAAAAAATTCCAAATTTAATATTTTTCCAAGCAAAGGAATTGTAGATTGCTTAAAAATTTATAAAACAATTAGAAATCTATATCGATATCAAAATATTCCATCTTCAGAGTCATATATAACAAAAGTTACGGATATTAACCCAATTGATGTTGAAATATGGCTAGATTACCTGATTAAAAAAAATATTATATGTAGTTCTGATCATGAACAAAAAAATCCTCATTATTTACCATCATATTTGGCAATAACAAAAGATCAAGGGAACATAGATTTTCTTAAAAATATAATTTTAGATGATATTCTTATTAATAGTACAGAATATCATGAAATAATTGATATATTTAACAAAAATCAATCTTAA
- the fliQ gene encoding flagellar biosynthesis protein FliQ, translating into MTNQQVVDVILSVLYITVEVSLPLLGVAMIIGLLVSIFQAATQINESTLSFLPKIAAMILVLIVLSPWMLRKLNDYTHRVYDKIPEYARQK; encoded by the coding sequence ATGACAAATCAACAAGTAGTTGATGTTATTTTATCAGTTTTATACATAACAGTAGAAGTTTCATTACCTTTATTAGGTGTGGCAATGATTATCGGTCTATTAGTAAGTATTTTTCAAGCAGCTACACAAATTAATGAATCAACACTCAGCTTTTTACCAAAAATTGCAGCAATGATACTTGTTTTGATCGTTTTATCTCCATGGATGTTAAGAAAGTTGAATGATTATACACATAGAGTTTATGATAAAATACCTGAATACGCTAGACAAAAGTAA
- a CDS encoding DEAD/DEAH box helicase gives MIILDSYLKMLNIEQLTPIQKKCIEPIFNSQSVFALAPTGSGKTLAFVLPLLLKIDSQLREHQTLILVPTRELGNQIAIVATKVANAIQSIDKKNILIRTAFGGTPIASQIEELSRKPHVIIATPGRAIDLLEREAISFDHLKSLVLDEADIMVGMGFSDQVEEICNYLPIELQVCLFSATKNDKVSMLENLLLKNAKFITAKLENESSGENQLQSPNINHYFYLTSKENKYKSLTEILKNSDHKQNQKGIIFCHTRETSHQLAESLKKDGFKADALTGELGQVHRNSIMRNFKTGNLKYLVATNIAARGIDISLLPLVIHFDIPYTNEEYIHRSGRTGRAGNFGSSVALCEDKNLNYYLNMMKEIGISSKKYEFESLKEQKVQNSFSEQKMNFVKLYINKGKQDKMRPGDIVGAFIKELSFAKEDVGNIFIFDNFTHVEINEDKIDIVKKSKFKIKNLQVRITEAK, from the coding sequence ATGATAATCCTTGATAGCTATTTAAAAATGTTGAATATAGAACAATTGACTCCAATTCAGAAAAAATGTATTGAACCCATTTTTAATTCACAATCCGTTTTTGCCCTTGCACCAACTGGTTCTGGAAAAACATTAGCATTTGTTTTGCCATTGTTATTAAAAATTGATTCTCAATTAAGAGAGCATCAAACATTAATTTTAGTTCCAACAAGAGAACTTGGAAATCAAATAGCTATTGTTGCTACTAAAGTAGCAAATGCTATTCAATCTATAGATAAAAAAAATATTTTGATTCGTACGGCATTTGGTGGGACTCCAATTGCTTCACAAATTGAAGAGCTATCAAGAAAGCCCCATGTTATTATTGCTACTCCTGGCCGAGCTATTGATTTGCTTGAGAGAGAAGCTATTTCTTTTGATCATTTAAAAAGCTTAGTTCTTGATGAAGCTGATATCATGGTTGGAATGGGTTTTTCCGATCAAGTAGAAGAGATTTGCAACTATCTTCCAATCGAATTACAAGTATGTCTTTTTTCAGCAACTAAAAATGATAAAGTAAGTATGCTTGAAAACTTACTTCTAAAAAATGCAAAATTTATCACAGCAAAATTAGAGAATGAATCTTCTGGTGAAAATCAACTTCAGTCTCCAAATATCAATCACTATTTTTATTTAACTTCCAAAGAAAATAAATATAAAAGTCTGACTGAAATTTTAAAAAACTCAGATCACAAACAAAATCAAAAAGGGATTATTTTTTGCCATACAAGAGAAACATCTCATCAATTGGCAGAATCATTAAAAAAAGATGGATTTAAAGCAGATGCTTTGACAGGTGAACTCGGACAAGTTCATAGAAATAGCATTATGAGAAATTTTAAAACAGGGAATTTAAAATATTTAGTTGCTACAAATATTGCTGCAAGAGGTATTGATATATCTTTGTTACCATTAGTTATTCATTTTGATATTCCTTATACAAATGAAGAATATATCCATAGGTCAGGGCGAACAGGTAGAGCAGGTAATTTTGGATCCTCTGTTGCTTTATGTGAAGATAAAAATTTAAATTACTATTTAAATATGATGAAAGAAATTGGAATATCTTCAAAAAAATATGAGTTTGAAAGCCTTAAGGAACAAAAAGTTCAAAATAGCTTTTCAGAGCAAAAAATGAATTTTGTTAAGTTGTACATTAATAAAGGTAAACAAGATAAAATGCGTCCAGGAGATATTGTGGGTGCTTTTATAAAAGAATTATCGTTTGCTAAAGAAGATGTAGGAAATATCTTTATTTTTGATAACTTTACTCATGTAGAAATTAATGAAGATAAAATTGATATTGTTAAAAAATCTAAATTTAAGATAAAAAATCTTCAAGTCAGAATAACAGAAGCAAAATAA
- the fliM gene encoding flagellar motor switch protein FliM has protein sequence MDQVLSQNEVDALLNAVSDGRVEGPEGGGKGDASGIVHYDLANQDRIIRGRMPTLDIIHDRFIRLFRISLSAALRKVANIGVNSSGPIKFGEFMNSLPLPSCLNILRIEPLRGSAVMVIESKLLYALVDSLFGGSDVPYTKIEGKDFTQIEIKVARRIVMSAVDDLEKAWAPVFPLRITYSRTEINPQFVAIVPPSDVVISTAFDVELEKMSGSIKLVFPYSTLEPIKSKLSVGFQNEQLEVDHIWINRIKTQLMGTSVNLICNMGHCWINLRDLMELNKGDVLILDRDADKALDIVVEGIHKFRGVPGIIRGNKAIKITEIIGDY, from the coding sequence ATGGATCAGGTATTAAGTCAGAATGAAGTCGACGCCTTATTGAATGCCGTTTCGGATGGTCGTGTGGAAGGCCCCGAAGGTGGCGGTAAAGGTGATGCTTCTGGAATAGTTCATTATGATCTTGCAAATCAAGATAGAATTATTCGCGGTAGAATGCCAACACTAGATATTATTCATGACCGTTTTATTCGTCTTTTTCGAATTTCTTTATCTGCTGCATTAAGAAAGGTAGCAAATATAGGCGTAAATAGCTCTGGTCCAATTAAATTTGGTGAATTTATGAATTCACTTCCTCTACCAAGCTGTTTAAATATTTTAAGAATTGAACCGTTAAGAGGTTCAGCTGTAATGGTGATTGAAAGTAAACTTCTATACGCACTTGTAGATAGTTTATTTGGTGGTTCTGATGTTCCTTATACAAAAATTGAAGGAAAAGATTTTACTCAAATTGAAATTAAAGTAGCAAGACGTATTGTTATGTCAGCGGTAGACGATCTTGAAAAAGCATGGGCCCCTGTTTTTCCACTTAGAATTACATATTCTAGAACAGAAATTAATCCACAATTTGTTGCTATTGTTCCTCCAAGTGATGTTGTTATTTCTACTGCATTTGATGTTGAGCTCGAAAAAATGAGTGGCTCCATTAAATTAGTGTTTCCTTATTCTACACTTGAACCAATTAAGTCAAAATTAAGCGTTGGATTTCAAAATGAGCAATTAGAGGTTGATCATATTTGGATTAATAGAATTAAAACTCAATTAATGGGGACTAGTGTTAACTTAATTTGCAACATGGGTCATTGCTGGATAAATCTACGTGACCTAATGGAATTAAATAAAGGAGATGTCCTTATATTGGATAGAGATGCAGACAAAGCTTTAGATATTGTAGTTGAAGGAATTCATAAATTTAGAGGAGTTCCAGGTATAATTAGAGGAAATAAAGCAATTAAAATAACAGAAATAATTGGAGATTATTAA